TAACGACCGGATTACAATCTGGTCGTTAAAGATCCTTTAGTGACAACACAATCTCCGGTCGTTATAAGTCCCTTTTAACGACGGAATTTTTCATTCGCTAATTTATTATCCGGTCATTAAAAGTCTTACAAGAACTAATTCAGTCATTACAAGTGCCTTTAACGACCGATATTCCCTTCGTTAgttgtataattatttttaagaaccAAATTTTCCTTCGTTAATGCCCATTTATCTGTTTGAGAAACCTATAATTAAAGAGTTTCAGTGACCACAATTTCCTTTGCTACTGTAAAATTGTACCAATAATTACGAAAATTTAAATTAGATAAatagaaataattatttatatgctTTCATACACACTCAACAACACTCGAAAATAAACCAAATACTTCATGTTTTTGTTATTACAAAGAACTAAAGTATCATATTTACCAGAAACTAATCTAAATCGTATGACATCATTTTTTATAATTCCTAAAAGAGAAACATAAAATTGCAGCATATGTACAAGATGTTTAAACCATCCCTAACAAAGCATAAACCTCTTGTACTTCAACTTGCCGTACACTTTCTTCAAGGATAGTTCTTCGGACTTCAAATGTTTGATCTGTTAACATAACAAATGTATGCCAGTTTAGTAACAAAGAATAAACAATTAAAGAAGAAAGAGCACATGTATGCCAGTTAATAAAGAAAGATCAGATCTGTTAACATAACAAATGTATGTCAATTTAATAATTCCATTAAAGGCTACATTGATGACCATAAACAAGAAATTGAAATAATACAAAGATCAGATGACATAAGAGTGGGACAATATTGTAGCAGAAAAATGACAGCATTAAATTTTCTATATCTGTGTACAATGATCAGAAGAGTGACTAATGACGTATAGTTTTACATCACTCAATCCTATTACATTAAAACCTGCACAACGAGCACTTTTTGGGAAGCAAATCCTATATCGAGCTTCTTGCAATTCTACAGATCATGTGGACAGGCAATTGAGATACAAAAAATGAGTTAATTTTCCTAATTAAACTTTTTAATGGGCACATGAAAAAGTTGTTTCTTACGCAGCACCAACAATATCAACACATTTAGATTTCATAAGACATATTCTGATcaaaataattaaagaagaaagatCAGTCAATATGTTCTTGAGAAAAATCAGTCAAATACAGCACTTGAGACATATCAACACAGTCAATATGTTCTTGAGATATATAACAATTTGCGGGTTGTAGTATATTTCATAAGATGACATTCTGATAGCGCTACTTGAGGTTGTATAAGTACACTTCGTAATTTGTCTACCATTCCATTGTTCTTCATATGCTTCATATGACACTAGTTGAGGCTACCTAAGTACTGCCCTTTGACAttatattctttttttatttcagtTTTTGGAACCACACTTTACAGAATATGAGCAACTAATGTAAAGGAATCTTCCACTTGGAAAAGCATGGACACTAAAGCTTTTCCATCAAAGGACGATACTAAAGCTATGACTGGCGTAGATTGTTATGGAAGTTTAAGGGAAAAGTTATGCAATTGTATGTGACTTACTTAAATTCACTTGTTTCaatgactatatatatatatttttattcatAAACCTTAATAACATAAGGAAAAACTTTCACATGAGCATTGCAATAATTTTGTCACATAATACAATAAGATTTCAATCTACGAACCTGTTAAATGCTTCAATCTATTGCTCACTTGAAGATGGTGATGAAGTCTGATGAAATACTGCACTTGCAAGCTGTGTGTATTTACTCTCTAGCTCTTTCAGGCATCCTTTTAGTGATTCGTTTCTTTTTCAGTAGCATTTAGCTTCTCTAATAATGCAGCTTTCGAGGAGTTACCACCTTTCAACTTCTTAGCGGTTATCCCAACACCAAATCCAACAACATGACTCTTGCGTTGAGGTCTAAAGCACCTCTCTACAACCTCAATGTTTGTAAGAGATGATTCAGATTGCACCACTTCTTGGATTTtaacctataaaatgaaagataatttaattaaatactacaacaaagtaaacaaatgatataaaataaaatttatcaataaacatacatatttttcattagttttaggttcaataagcTTGCTGTCATTCTTAGTCTCAAAAAGATAGTTGCCACATCCggtgaattaaaataaataagtcAAACAAATCTTTTTAACAAGGATGGAGTTTCTTAATAGTTTGCAAGATTTACTCACCAATTCATAAATAATCTCTCTAATTGGCTTACTACCCGTACGATGAGGCATACTCAACTTAGACCTATTGACCGAGTTTCTTGCACTTTTTTTCCTAAATTGAGAACACATTGAAAAATTATGGTCAGCCACTTAATATTACAAGATGTTAATAAATAGCTATGAAATCATACCTTAAATTTTTCAGTCAAAAAATGCTCCTTGACGAGCCATTCCCAATCACTCTTGTCTACCCCATTTGGTACATCTTTTAGAGCATCACGAAATGGCTTAGACTTATATTCTTGTGCAACGATCCTCTCCAATTGTTCCATAACTTCCTCGTATGTTTCAAGCCATGATCTCGTTGATCATTTATGTCATCACTGTCAAATTTGTCCTATAATATTCACAAGTATCAGTAAACATGGAACTTATCTAGTAAactagaaaataaaaatttaaccaaCATGTGAGTATCAAAagagatgaaaaataaaaatttaaccaGCTATGCTAAAAGGATTACAATGGTGTGTCACCAACGACGAACCGGATGATGACTGTGATCATAGAGACAAACTCTATGTTTCTAATGAGTTTTATTAAAGGAGACACCAAGATTTTGTGGCCAGTCAGAGATGAAATTTTGCAGATCACTCAGTTGCTTACCAGAGGAAGATTCCATATAAGATCTTGCTACAGGAAGAAAATTGTGTAGCACGTGCTCTAACTAATATTGGAGTAAGGGAGAAACAAGAGATTCTTCACTGAGGCTATTTCGTTGCCAAGGCAAGCCAAAGCCACATTGAAGAATGATCAAGATCTACTTCCAAACTTCAGAATCAGAACTAAGAAGGACCAGTTTAactttgatgatttgatcatggAAAGTTCATAGTAGCTTTCTACTTTTTATGACCTCTGTTTATTGATAGTCCTGCTTATGGCCACTTAATGACCACGCAGATGCAATGGTGAGATTAGAAGTTAGAGAAATCAGAAAACTAGGACCTGATGAAATGTGAGAGGGGCACATTTATTCATACAGAGA
This DNA window, taken from Nicotiana tabacum cultivar K326 chromosome 15, ASM71507v2, whole genome shotgun sequence, encodes the following:
- the LOC107823334 gene encoding uncharacterized protein LOC107823334, with protein sequence MEQLERIVAQEYKSKPFRDALKDVPNGVDKSDWEWLVKEHFLTEKFKVKIQEVVQSESSLTNIEVVERCFRPQRKSHVVGFGVGITAKKLKGGNSSKAALLEKLNATEKETNH